A window of Sphaeramia orbicularis chromosome 8, fSphaOr1.1, whole genome shotgun sequence genomic DNA:
GTTCTCATGTGTTCCACTGTGTTATCATGTGTTCCACTGTGTTCTGCTGTGTTCTACTGCGTTCTACTGGGTTCTAATGTGTTCTTATGTGTTCTAAGATGTTCTACTGTGTTCTCATGTGTTCTACTGGGTTCTAATGTGTTCTTATGTGTTCTCATGTGTTCTATTGGGTTATGTGTTCTCATGTGTTCTACTGTGTTCTCATGTGTTCCACTGTGTTCTGCTGTGTTCTACTGCGTTCTACTGTGTTCTAATGTGTTCTTATGTGTTCTAAGATGTTCTACTGTGTTCTCATGTGGTCTACTGTGTTCTCATGTGTTCCACTGTGTTCTCATGTGTTCCACTGCGTTCTACTGTGTTCTACTGGGTTCTAATGTGTTCTTATGTGTTCTAAGATGTTCTACTGTGTTCTCATGTGGTCTACTGTGTTCTCATGTGTTCCACTGTGTTCTGCtgtgttctactgtgttctaCTGGGTTCTAATGTGTTCTAAGATGTTCTACTGTGTTCTCATGTGTTCTACTGGGTTCTCATGTGTTCTACTGGGTTCTATTGGATCTAAACGGTACCTGACACTGGTTTGAGCTTCTTTAAATctgaaggaaacaaacaaacagtgaataAAGAGATCAAAACATGGAGCTGGAGTCagctggaccagactggaccagactggaccagaccggactggagccagtgacctctgacctctgagcgTCCACTGGCTCTTCCTCAGGTTGGCGCTGCTTCCTCTCAGACTGAGCATGCTCTCTGCCGGCGTCACCTCCCCCGacgaaactgaaacaacaaacactGACATTGGAGGGGGTCCAGGGGGGTCCAGGGGGGTCCTGAAGGTTCTGTTCTGGGGTTACACTCACAGGACCCGGCGGACCCTCGGGACCGGGTGTCCCCCGTCCGGATGTCCTCCATCTTGTCCTTGACCTCCATCAGGGAGCTCTTGACCTCCGACAGATGGAAGTGGACCGacaagtcctggtcctggtcctggtcctggtcggtCTGCTGCTCGTCCACAAGAGACACTGCGTCCTCGAAGCTCTGAAGACCAGAACCACAAGGCCCAGATGAGTCcaaaccaccagaaccacaaAGCCTGGATGAGTCCAAACCATCAGAACCACAAGGCCCAGATGAGTCcaaaccaccagaaccacaaAGCCTGGATGAGTCCAAACCATCAGAACCACAAAGCCCAGATGAGTCcaaaccaccagaaccacaaAGCCTGGATGAGTCCAAACCATCAGAACCACAAGGCCCAGATGAGTCCAAACCACCAGACCCAGATGAGTCCAAACCACCAGAACCGCAAGGCCCAGATGAGTCcaaaccaccagaaccacaaGGCCCGGATGAGTCCAAATCACCAGAACCACAAGGCCCAGATGAGTCCAAACCATCAGAACCACAAGGCCCAGATGAGTCCAAACCACCAGACCCGGATGAGTCCAAACCACCAGAACCGCAAGgcccaggtgagtccaaaccATCAGAACCACAAGGCCCAGATGAGTCCAAACCACCAGACCCGGATGAGTCCAAACCACCAGACCCGGATGAGTCCAAACCACCAGAACCGCAAGGCCCAGATAAGTCcaaaccaccagaaccacaaGGCCCAGATAAGTCCAAGCCATCAGAACTGGATGAGTCcaaaccaccagaaccacaaGGCCCGGATGAGTCcaaaccaccagaaccacaaGGCCCGGATGAGTCcaaaccaccagaaccacaaGGCCCAGATGTGTCCAAATCACCAGAACCACAAGGCCCGGATGAGTCcaaaccaccagaaccacaaGGCCCGTTTAAGTTGGTTCTGGTTCTTACCTGTAGGAAGCTGATGTGGTCCTGACTGATGGCCTGGACTTCCAGCGTGGCCCTCCTGTCCGTCAGCTGGCTAAGCTCCGCCTCCAGTCTGCTCACAAGCCCCTCCCCTTTTGACATCACAGAGTCCAGCTGGTTCTGGATCCCGCCCACCACCTGAGACCGGATCCGGTCCAGAGAGGCCGAAACCTGGTCCAGCAGGTGTTCCACTTCACCCCGTTCACTGTCAGCGTAGTTCTGAATCACACAGCAACCGATGATCAGTgaacaggaccaggactaggaccaggactaggaccaggactgaCCCGGTTCAGACTCACCTTCACCCCATCCAGTTTCCTCTTCAGCTCCAACAGGTGGATCTCCTTGGATTTGATCCGGTTCAGGATCTCCTGCTCCGTCCTCGCAACCTGTTTCTGAAAACAACCAGGTTCAGGGTCAGGGTCCAGAACCACCACAGTTCAGAACCACCACAGTCCAGAACCACCACAGTCCAGAAACCATCCAATGGCTGAGTGTAAATCCATAAATGTGAGTATAAGCCCCTCCCTCCTAAACAACCATTGGCTGATGTGCATCGACCCCTCCTGTGACTGGATGTAAAAGTGTTGATGGTAATAGGCTGTAAATGTAGACACTGACCAATCAGAGTGCAGATAGACAGAGGTGGGCGGGGCTGTGGTACCTGTTTGCTGAGTCGCTCCGTCTGGACGGACACGGTTTTGTGCGTTCGATGTTCCTCCAGGACGCAGATGGCGCAGATACAGCGCTGACAGGTCCGACAGTACACCTGGACCGTGAATGCACCAccaccaaacacacaaacacaccttgaGCAGAAGAAGAGCACCATGGGTAACGGCTGACTGATCTGACCACGCCCACATCCGACCACACAGCAGGACCACTCACCTCCAGCAGGCGGCGGTGTTCTGAGCATGTGCGGCCCCTCAGCGCCTCCTGCGGGTCCATCAGCGGGTGTTTGGCGTAGAATGGCGTACTGTGATGCGGCTGCACGTGCTCAGTGCAGTAGGAGGCGGTGCAGGTGAGGCAGGAGGCGGTGGCCGGACGCTTCACACCTGTGCACACGTCGCACCACACCACCTCCGCCCCCGACCCCGCCTCCAGCCCCTCCCCTCCCACCGTCCCAAACGGGTTGGCGGCGTCCGCAGTGGCGGCGTCCATCAGCGATGGCGGCGGCGGTAAACCCGCAGCTCCGTAACGACCCACTTTGTATTTATCTGCGATGAGGGCGAAGACTTTGTTGACGCTGAGTCGAGGACGTTCATCGAACTGACGTTTACAGAGAGGACACGAACAGACGGGGGTCGACGCCCAGTAACCACCGATGCACGCCTGGAGACACCAACGAAGAAGAACAGAGGAGTGGGAGGAGCTGGGACGAGCTGAGAGGAGTGGGAGGGGCTGAGAGGAGCTGGGAGGGGCTGGGAGTGGGAGGAGCTGGGAGGAGTGGCAGGGGCTGggagaagcaggaggaggtgggaggagctggaggaggtgggaGGAGTGGGAGAAACTGGGTGGAGCAAGGAGGGGCTGGGAGgagctgtgtgtatttgtgtgtatttgtgtagttgtgcatacCTGGCAgaagttgtgtgtatttgtgtgtatttgtgtgtagttgtgtatatttgtgtgtgtttgtgtgtaggtgtgcatatttgtgtagttgtgtgtaccTGGCAGAAGTTGTGTATAGTTGTGAgtatttgtgtgtagttgtgtgtatttgtgcgtacCTGGCAGAAGGTGTGTataattgtgtgtatttgtgtgtatttgtgcgtacctggcagaagttgtgtccacagGGCGTGGACACCGGGTCGTTGAACAGATCCAAACAGATGGAACAGGTGAGTTCTTGCTCCGAGAACAGCTCAGGCCCCGCCTCCGCCATGACAACGCCAAGCCCACTGCCCCACGCAAAGACACACAAAGCCATGtggaaatacacaaaaacatgaaaaaaccacacacaataccacacaaaacatgaagaaatgaatattcataaaaatatattaaaaaatatataacataCACAAaatcatatatacacacacacccacacccacacacatatatatatatatatatatatatatatatatatatatatatatatatatatatatatatatgtataaataaaaagatattcacaaaactacagaaaaaacacacatgcattCTGGGAGTTCAAAGTCAATAGAGGgaattcacaaacaaacaaatgatccATAAAGTGGACGTACCCGTACCCGGTGTCTCCGTCCGCTGCTGACCAATCACCTGCTGTGGACAGGTGTGAGCAGGTGCTCAGGGGGCGGGGCCTCCACACAGCTGTTTGTGGGTGTGTTCAGGGCTCAGGGGGCAGGACCTCCTCGCAGCTGTTTGTGGGCGTGTTCAGGGGGTGGGGCCTCCTCAGCTGTTTGTGGGCGTGTTCAGGGTGACAgacttaaatcagctgtaaaatgaaaaacaacaggaGTTCATATTTAATAGAATCTGAAAAAGGTTgaacattaaatataaaaaacacaccaaacGTGTATTTCAGGTTTTTCTCGTCCATTGGAGTGTGTTTTCCATTCAACCCAGAATGGTTCCGTTCAGCTCAGTTCTGGTGGACttcagaacacaaacacaaaccgaAGTCCACAGCAGTGAAGAGCTCAGCACATCCACACACTGAGCCCAACTGAACTGACAACTAAGAACAAACACCTTAATGCTAACACAGTAGTTAGCATGGCTGTGTCCAGAAGTGCTAACACTGCACTGGTTAAAGTCATTATGGGATGTTAGCTGTTAGCCTACTATTGGTTTAGCACTGGTACATGTAACTagttgtcatatttttaactgtTTGACCAGAATAAAAAAGATTAAAGGACTGTGTAGCATTAGCGGCTAGCTCCTTACTGTCGGCTAACAGCTGACAGTCATTAGCATCCACCTGTTCAGCCTTAAAACCACAACAAACAACTCAAACTGTTCTAATCCACCGACGATCAGGATTCACTCCAAGTTGAACTTCACTGCATTTCTAATAAAATGTGCAACACAATTAATACCAACCTGGACGATCATTTATAAGACCCACCTGAACCTCCAGACCAGGTCCCAGGTCCCAGGTGGGTTCTGGGACAGATGGGCTTCTCCGTTCATGTAGTCTATTTGGGGCaagtttttaatataatgcactTTTCAGTCACTGCTATCCTAATGTCACTGCATAGGTCAATATATAATTATGCTAAAGGCTATAAACTACAGGCTAAAGGCTGAAAGCTAACGGCTGAAGGCTATAAGCTAAAGGCTAACAGCTGAAGGCTACAGGTTATAAggaaaggcaagtttatttatttagcacatttcagcaacaaggcaattcaaggtgcttcacacttgacattgaaatacgacagggaaaaagaaacatttaaaatattagaaaagaaaaggtgattaaaaacagcaagtaaggaaacaacacataaaacccaaaatataaaaacacacacatattaaagtaagagttgcagtgcagagtttcgaaggaaaatataaatttaaaaagtaaaaagcagtaATAAGCTAAAGTCTAACAGCTACAGGCTATAAGCTAATGGCTAAAGGCTACAGGCTGGTGGTGATGTGTTTACTTCAGGGTGTGAATGCAGCTGAACTTCAGCTGTGGGTTGGTCTGGTTGTTCTCTGTCGGTGCATGAATCCAAAGTGCTCAGTGCTCCTGTCGTCACCAGTGGCAGTCTGCTTGAACTGCTTCTTCGCtggtattttctgttttctttaatgAGTCTGTTTTATGACCAAGTGAAATAAagaacctctgacctttgacctcaaacAGAAGCAGAAGACCACGGACACGCTCAGTAAATCCACTTCCCAGATCCTGAACCTGGTCCCGGTTCCATCCCAGACCAGAACCTCCACAGACTTCCTGACCTTTGGACTCAACAGTCTGTCAAACAAACCTGAAAGTCCGGTTCCTGTGGGCGGGGCCTACGAGAGGGCGGGGCCTCCAGCGGCCGGTTGGGTGAGTTTCAGCAACACGTACTGGAAaaacacagaaggaaaaaaaaaaacaaaacaaaaaaacagaaggaataaaaaaaacacataaagaataaaaaaacacacatagaaggaaaaaaacacagaaggaattaaaaaaaaaaaacacagaaggaataaaaaaaaacatacacacacatagaaggaaaaaacacagacaggaattaaaaaaaaaaacacacagaaggaataaaaaacaaaaatacatagaaggaaaaaaaacaaaaaaaaaaacatacagaaggaataaaactaacaaaaaaaaagaagttcatCCAGAAATGATGGACTTTAGAAGAAAAATTAGAAACGAGTTTTAATGTTTGTCCCATGTTTCatctgaaataaaactaaactaaatatgtGATGAGAAGGAACCAAGAGAAGGAGGGGCCCAGTTCTGTGGTCCATGAACCTGCTgcatcaggactggactggactgaagtggactggactgaaATGGACTGGACTGACGTGGACTGGACTGAAATGGACTGGACTGACgtggactggactggaatggACTGGACTGACgtggactggactggaatggACTGGACTGACGTGGACTGGACTGGAATTAAACTGATGAACTCAGATTCATTCACATCGTTTCTTTATTAAGTCCAACCTAAACTCAGGCCttagacctggtcctggtctgatcTGGATCCAGGCAGATCCGGTTCTACCCCATTCCTCTGATAGGCGGAGCTTAGCTGGAGGATCTGGTTCAGCTGCTGCCTCCCTGGCGTCTGATTGGGTGAAGCTCCTCTGTGACTCCATCATGAcccagtgcatgatgggaaaatacACATGACACAAACAGAGACTGGGTCAATGTCTCCATGGACGAGTATGAGCCAGTATAACACGGACACAGGTCATATACAGACTGACCGGCTGGACACAGGTCATATACAGACTGACTGGCTGGACACAGGTCATATACAGACTGACCGGCTGGACACAGGTCATTCAGTTTGACCAAAAACGGACACAAAAGACCACAGAACGTCCAGTTCATtcaaaaacaaaactgactttAATCTGATTTGATAATGATCTGAAAATTACAGACAAGAACGTTTGGATCAGAAACAGGAAGTTCAACACGGTTCTGAACATCTGAACGAGTCTGGAGATAAATATGGACTGAAACCCACAGACGGTTCTGCTCCGGGTTCCACCAGAaccactgacttcaggaacaaaAACAGCAGTTCTTTTAGATCTGAGAAAAACATGAGCAGGTCCAGGTGGTTCTGGGGTGGTTCTGCGGTGGGTCTGGGGTGGTTCTGCGGTGGTTCTGTGGTGGGTCTGCGGTGGGTCTGGGGTGGTTCTGCGGTGGGTCTGgggtggttctgtggtggttctgtggtggttctgcgGTGGGTCTGCGGTGGTTCTGTGGTGGGTCTGCGGTGGGTCTGGGGTGGTTCCACTGAGCTCAGGTGGACCTGGTTCCGGTTCAGAAGTCTTTGTAATGCAATAACCTGGAAAACACAGAGTCATGAAAGCAGACGTCATGTGACCTGAAGACGTCATGTGACCTGTAGAACATGTCTCACCTCCAGAGGGGGGCGTGGCCTTTGTTGTTGGCCAATGAGAAGAAGCCGCTGTGAGGGGAGAAGCTGAGGCAGTTGGTTCTGAAACACGTTTTTCTACTGGACACCGGGAAGTTGGAGAAGACGGACAGGCTGGGGAGGTGGAGCTACGGAGGAGgagcacagtcacatgacaccaaTCAGCCAATCAGCATCTCTGCTTTCAAACAACCGGCGGCAGATCAACAAACCAACGTCCAGGGTCCACTTTATCTGAACCGGGCTCATTAAGACCAGGATCGGGTCCACTTTATCTGAACCGGGCTCATTAAGACCAGGATCGGGTCCACTTTATCTGAACCGGGCTCATTAAGACCAGGATCGGGTCCACTTTATCTGAACTGGGCTCAttaagaccaggaccaggttctGAAACGCTGCGTCATCATAGTGATGAGCATGTGCTGGTGTGTAAGCCCCGCCTTCAGTCGGCGACTCACCAGTTTGACCGCCTCGTCCTCGACCCGCGACGCCATGGCCAGGATTTCTGATGAGGGGTTAAAGGTCAGAGAGGTGGCCGGGGTCACCAGGTTCATCACCGCCTTCAGAGGCCTGGGATTGGCTGATTTTAGACACGCCTCCTGGGAGTAGACGTTGACCACGCCTGAGTGAGAGCTGAAGGAAAAATGGAACGGATCAGTCAGCGACGAAAAGCAACGGAaacgaaaaaagacaaaaacagacgaaGAAATGAAACTCAAAACATTGTGAAACCGCTCGAATCATCGCAACCATCAATGAAGAAACAAGGCTGTGGGGGCGTGTCTTACCCGCAAGCCAGGTACTGCCCATTTGGCGACGCAGCGATGGATGTCGCCTTCACGCAGCCGTCGTCAGAAAACCTGTGGACGCAACGAGCGCTGCCGACATCCCAAATGAACACCTCGCCCTCATCTGGACGAATACGGAAACACACAAGTGAACACGCTAACACGTAAGTGAACACGCTAACACGTAAGTGAACACGCTAACACACAAGTGAACACGCTAACACACAAGTGAACACGCTAACCCCCTGGTAACACATGGGCCAATCAGCTGATTGATTGATCAGCTGACTCATGGCCATCTGTTTCCATAAATCCGTTGAAACACACATCTATGAAGTTGATCACATGACTGACAGGATATGATGTCACTCACCTGATCCAGCGAAGACTTTACCCCCGTCGTGAGAAAAGGCGACGCCGCAGATGTTTCCGTTGATCTTCATGCTGCGAACGACCTCCTTAGTCTGAAAACACAGAGCGTCTGTCAGAGGAGGCTCCGCCCACTGGCTGTTAGTGCTACGACACCCCGCCCCCGTCACATGACCACACACAGAAGAGGCGGACCTTGAGCGTCAGCAGGTGCAGGTATCCTCTGGAGCCCGACAGCAGCAGAGCGCCTCCTTCAGGACACACACAGAACTCCTTCACTCTGGACTCATTCAGACCTGAAACAAACACAGGAGGGCGGGGCCAGTCCCCTTCAGTCCTCTGACAGACTCTGACCCCTGACTCTGAACCCGACTCTGACCCTTGACCCCTGACTCTGACCCCCTGACccgtgacccctgacctctgacggAGTGCACAGGGGACACTCGTCCCTCCATCATGTCGTACACGTAGAACATCTTGTTCTTCAGACTGGTGGCGATCACGCTGCGTCCGTCGGGGCTGAACTCCGCCCTGTGG
This region includes:
- the btr30 gene encoding bloodthirsty-related gene family, member 30 isoform X1 translates to MAEAGPELFSEQELTCSICLDLFNDPVSTPCGHNFCQACIGGYWASTPVCSCPLCKRQFDERPRLSVNKVFALIADKYKVGRYGAAGLPPPPSLMDAATADAANPFGTVGGEGLEAGSGAEVVWCDVCTGVKRPATASCLTCTASYCTEHVQPHHSTPFYAKHPLMDPQEALRGRTCSEHRRLLEVYCRTCQRCICAICVLEEHRTHKTVSVQTERLSKQKQVARTEQEILNRIKSKEIHLLELKRKLDGVKNYADSERGEVEHLLDQVSASLDRIRSQVVGGIQNQLDSVMSKGEGLVSRLEAELSQLTDRRATLEVQAISQDHISFLQSFEDAVSLVDEQQTDQDQDQDQDLSVHFHLSEVKSSLMEVKDKMEDIRTGDTRSRGSAGSFSSGEVTPAESMLSLRGSSANLRKSQWTLRDLKKLKPVSGHKKARVYMEDVVLNPVTAYPFLILSEDRKQVKRGEKLQFYRNSPHRFDVWSCVSAKEGYAAGRHYWEVFVGDSKDWKVGVVSESAQRKGLFDMSPSNGYYAIWWSGSQLRALTAPPLTKVKAPPKLRQVGVFLDVDEGQVTFYNVKTGSEVYSFNANAEFTDRMFPLLGTGDKDVPLVLVTAQHQLT
- the btr30 gene encoding bloodthirsty-related gene family, member 30 isoform X2 codes for the protein MAEAGPELFSEQELTCSICLDLFNDPVSTPCGHNFCQACIGGYWASTPVCSCPLCKRQFDERPRLSVNKVFALIADKYKVGRYGAAGLPPPPSLMDAATADAANPFGTVGGEGLEAGSGAEVVWCDVCTGVKRPATASCLTCTASYCTEHVQPHHSTPFYAKHPLMDPQEALRGRTCSEHRRLLEVYCRTCQRCICAICVLEEHRTHKTVSVQTERLSKQKQVARTEQEILNRIKSKEIHLLELKRKLDGVKNYADSERGEVEHLLDQVSASLDRIRSQVVGGIQNQLDSVMSKGEGLVSRLEAELSQLTDRRATLEVQAISQDHISFLQSFEDAVSLVDEQQTDQDQDQDQDLSVHFHLSEVKSSLMEVKDKMEDIRTGDTRSRGSAGSFSSGEVTPAESMLSLRGSSANLRKSQWTLRGHKKARVYMEDVVLNPVTAYPFLILSEDRKQVKRGEKLQFYRNSPHRFDVWSCVSAKEGYAAGRHYWEVFVGDSKDWKVGVVSESAQRKGLFDMSPSNGYYAIWWSGSQLRALTAPPLTKVKAPPKLRQVGVFLDVDEGQVTFYNVKTGSEVYSFNANAEFTDRMFPLLGTGDKDVPLVLVTAQHQLT